TGAAACATAGTTCTGGTAGATAATCCTGTCTATCATGAGCTTTCCCGCCTCAATCTTCCCCCCGAGAAGCGCAACAAACTCCCTTGGCGCATTGCTCTCTGCAAAGTTTATTATGTCTTCTGCAACGCTTTTTCTTAAAATTATGGAATCAAAGCTGTATTTTCCCATGCTGAAAATTTTTTCAAAAGATTTTTTTATTCTCTCCTGGATATTCAGCGCCATAAATGCATTGGTTTTTCACGAGTTCTTAAAAATTTCCATTAATTTCCCTGATTTTAAGGGTTTTTTCAAAAAAGTTTAAAAACAAACCTCTCATTAAGATTATCGGAGTGAGAAATGATGAAGATTTACCTTTTTTCAAATGCACTGGGCTCATTTTCCTTTGATGAGTCAATAAGCCCTCTTGATTCAGTTGAGTTTTCAATAGAGGAATCATTGGAAAATTCTGCGCTTCTTGAAAAAGGCGCCCTTCTTGAAAGCGAAAAGGGCATTATCAGGAAGCATGCCTCAGAAAAGGTTGTTATACTGAGAAGCACAAGCGCTGCTCTTCAAAAGGAGATTGCAGCTTCAGGATTCAGGAACGCTGAAGCAGCTGTTGAAAGGGAAGCGCTTCTCAAGGTTCTCAACCTGTTCAGGGATAAAAAGTTCCTGGAAAAATTCCATTCCTACAGCATTCTGATTGCAAAAAGGAAGATGCGCGAATGCGTTGCATCAGATTATTTTGTTATGCAGGCAATA
Above is a window of Candidatus Woesearchaeota archaeon DNA encoding:
- a CDS encoding Mov34/MPN/PAD-1 family protein, whose amino-acid sequence is MALNIQERIKKSFEKIFSMGKYSFDSIILRKSVAEDIINFAESNAPREFVALLGGKIEAGKLMIDRIIYQNYVSSSNSAFFWRNFPSFPETMGSVHSHNSKNNMPSRADMRFFRENGFFHIIISEPFSGESMAGYSPYGKRIYFSIEE